The following DNA comes from Moritella sp. 24.
ACGTAACGGCCTTAGAAGAGTTCTCTTTCAGCTTTAGTCTGCATACCGAAGTGCTTTTAGTTGATGAAATACAATTACAAAAAGCCTTAGAGATTGTTCTCGAAAGTGATATGGATGCCCTTGGCGATCTGAATGATGCCGACATTGGTGATTTAGAGGTTGATAATAGCGAGTCACGCTTAGATCAAGAAAACAAAGATAGCGCTGACGATGCTCCGATTGTTAAATTCGTCAACAAGATCCTACTCGATGCAATCAAAAGGGGTGCCTCAGATATTCATTTCGAACCCTACGAATTTAAATACCGAGTACGATTTCGGATCGACGGTATTTTACACGAAATGGTATCGCCTCCAGTTAATTTAGCCATGCGCTTTTCAGCTCGATTAAAAGTAATGGCAAAACTGGATATTGCCGAACGTCGTATTCCCCAAGATGGTCGGATCAAGTTAAAACTTTCCAAAAATAAATCCGTTGATCTCCGTGTTAGTACCTTGCCCACCATGTGGGGAGAGAAAGTCGTTATGCGGATCTTGGATTCGAATCAAGCCAGTTTAAACATTGATATTCTCGGCTATGATGAAAAACAAAAAGCACTTTACCTTAAAGCATTAGAAAGACCGCAAGGTATGATCTTGGTTACTGGACCAACAGGTAGTGGTAAAACAGTGTCGTTATACAGTGGATTAAATATTCTCAATACTGTCGAACGCAACATATCCACAGCCGAAGATCCTATCGAGATCAACTTAACCGGTATCAATCAAGTACAGATCAACCTGAAAGCAGGGCTTACTTTCCCCAGTGCATTGCGTTCTTTCTTACGACAAGATCCTGATGTGGTCATGGTTGGTGAGATCCGAGATATTGAAACTGCTGAAATTGCGATCAAAGCAGCGCAAACCGGTCACTTGGTGTTATCAACACTGCATACGAACTCCGCAGCTGAAACGCTAACCCGTTTATCTAATATGGGGGTTCCTGCTTATAATATTGGTTCATCCGTCAGCTTGATCATCGCCCAGCGTCTTGGCCGACGACTTTGTAACGAATGCAAACAACCAGAGGAGATACCTTCGGTTGAATTAGTCAAACTCGGATTTAGCCCGCAACAAATTAACCAAGGGATCACACCTTTCAAAGCCATAGGCTGTAATCAGTGCACTAAAGGTTATAAAGGCCGTGTGGGTATCTACGAAGTAATGCCAATGTCTGACACGATCGCACGCATGATTTTAACAGGCAGTAATTCGATGGAGCTAAACGATCAAGCACAACAAGAAGGCATGGATACATTACGCCAGTCTGCGTTACAGAGAGTGATCGATGGGGTAACAAGCTTACTTGAGGTCGAGCGGATCACGAGTCATTAATCTTCATCAATAACGTCCTCTGACTAAGTAGGATCTTATCGTCAACCATTCGCTAAGGATAGCATCATGGTAGCAGTAACTAAAAAAGCTAATAACACCAACACATCGACAGTCAAAAAACGCTATCCCTACAACTGGCAAGGCGTTAATCGCAAAGGTAAAAAAGTCAGTGGCGAAATGCAATCTGAAAGCATCAGCAATCTCAAAGTGGAATTACGTCGCCAAGGTATTAATGTATTAAAAGCTAACCG
Coding sequences within:
- the pilB gene encoding type IV-A pilus assembly ATPase PilB; translated protein: MQHKHNASGLAHSLVAHSYLATEEIPSLLQSAKQEGKAFTSYLVDNNIIDSHTLAQLLEREYGVPLLDLDTFKLEEIPDNLLNEKLIDKHHALPIYVQGQTLYLAMSDPTNVTALEEFSFSFSLHTEVLLVDEIQLQKALEIVLESDMDALGDLNDADIGDLEVDNSESRLDQENKDSADDAPIVKFVNKILLDAIKRGASDIHFEPYEFKYRVRFRIDGILHEMVSPPVNLAMRFSARLKVMAKLDIAERRIPQDGRIKLKLSKNKSVDLRVSTLPTMWGEKVVMRILDSNQASLNIDILGYDEKQKALYLKALERPQGMILVTGPTGSGKTVSLYSGLNILNTVERNISTAEDPIEINLTGINQVQINLKAGLTFPSALRSFLRQDPDVVMVGEIRDIETAEIAIKAAQTGHLVLSTLHTNSAAETLTRLSNMGVPAYNIGSSVSLIIAQRLGRRLCNECKQPEEIPSVELVKLGFSPQQINQGITPFKAIGCNQCTKGYKGRVGIYEVMPMSDTIARMILTGSNSMELNDQAQQEGMDTLRQSALQRVIDGVTSLLEVERITSH